Proteins encoded within one genomic window of Micromonospora halotolerans:
- a CDS encoding asparaginase: MTVALFTLGGTIAMAGTRAQGVVSRLTGADLTAAVPGLADIPLDVRDVEAVPSAALAYRQILDLVDAAGAAVADGAAGVVVTQGTDTLEETAFLADLVWPHPAPLVFTGAMRNPTLAGPDGPANLLAAARVAAAPAARDLGVLVAFNDEIHAARFVRKTHSTSTATFAAPNAGPLGHVIEGEVRLLTRPPRHTPLPPVDRDRLAATRVALHTVTLDDDPALLDAVAPGLDGLVVAGFGVGHVPPDFAPALGELAARMPVVLASRTGAGSVLRNTYGAVGSETDLRRRGLIRGGLLDPYKAKVLLRLLLASGADRAAVATAFDRHG; encoded by the coding sequence GTGACCGTCGCGCTCTTCACCCTGGGCGGCACGATCGCCATGGCCGGCACCCGAGCGCAGGGCGTGGTCAGCCGGCTCACCGGCGCCGACCTCACGGCCGCCGTACCGGGGCTGGCCGACATCCCGCTCGACGTGCGGGACGTCGAGGCGGTGCCCAGCGCCGCCCTGGCGTACCGGCAGATCCTGGACCTGGTGGACGCGGCGGGCGCGGCGGTCGCCGACGGGGCGGCCGGCGTGGTGGTGACCCAGGGCACCGACACTCTGGAGGAGACCGCCTTCCTGGCCGACCTGGTCTGGCCGCACCCGGCGCCGCTGGTGTTCACCGGTGCGATGCGGAACCCCACCCTCGCCGGCCCGGACGGCCCGGCCAACCTGCTCGCCGCCGCCCGGGTCGCCGCCGCGCCGGCCGCGCGGGACCTCGGGGTGCTGGTGGCGTTCAACGACGAGATCCACGCGGCCCGCTTCGTCCGCAAGACCCACAGCACCAGCACGGCGACCTTCGCCGCACCGAACGCGGGCCCGCTCGGGCACGTCATCGAGGGGGAGGTACGGCTGCTGACCCGCCCGCCCCGGCACACCCCGCTGCCGCCGGTGGACCGCGACCGGCTGGCCGCCACCCGGGTGGCGCTGCACACCGTCACCCTCGACGACGACCCGGCGCTGCTCGACGCGGTCGCCCCGGGCCTGGACGGCCTGGTGGTGGCCGGCTTCGGGGTGGGGCACGTGCCGCCCGACTTCGCCCCGGCGCTGGGCGAGCTGGCCGCGCGGATGCCGGTGGTGCTCGCCTCCCGGACGGGGGCCGGGTCGGTGCTGCGGAACACCTACGGCGCGGTCGGCTCCGAGACCGACCTGCGGCGGCGCGGGCTGATCCGCGGTGGGCTGCTCGACCCGTACAAGGCGAAGGTGCTGCTCCGGCTGCTCCTGGCCTCCGGCGCGGACCGGGCGGCGGTCGCCACGGCGTTCGACCGGCACGGCTGA
- a CDS encoding class I SAM-dependent DNA methyltransferase: MIEPNWLTETRAAYDTVAVDYARLIPDVLEGPLDRGMLTAFAELVGPGRPVLEAGCGTGRITAHLRGLGLDISGVDLSPGMLEVARRNYPELRFEVGSMTALDIPDAALAGLVAWYSIIHLPPDLLPGVFAEFHRVLAPGGHLLVAVKAGDQRIRLEQAYGHTVSYDVYWLPPERLAEQLTAAGFAVHATLVREAEELDRGPQAFLLARKADR; encoded by the coding sequence ATGATCGAACCGAACTGGCTCACCGAGACGCGCGCCGCCTACGACACGGTGGCCGTGGACTACGCGCGGCTGATCCCCGACGTGCTGGAGGGCCCGCTCGACCGGGGGATGCTGACCGCGTTCGCGGAGCTGGTGGGGCCCGGCCGGCCGGTGCTGGAGGCAGGCTGCGGGACCGGCCGGATCACCGCCCACCTGCGCGGTCTCGGGCTCGACATCTCCGGGGTCGACCTCTCCCCGGGCATGCTCGAGGTGGCCCGCCGGAACTATCCGGAGCTGCGCTTCGAGGTCGGCTCGATGACCGCGCTGGACATCCCCGACGCGGCGCTGGCCGGCCTCGTGGCCTGGTACTCGATCATCCACCTGCCGCCGGACCTGCTGCCCGGGGTGTTCGCCGAGTTCCACCGGGTGCTCGCCCCGGGCGGTCACCTGCTGGTCGCGGTCAAGGCCGGCGACCAGCGGATCCGGCTGGAGCAGGCGTACGGCCACACCGTCTCGTACGACGTGTACTGGCTGCCGCCGGAACGGCTGGCCGAACAGCTCACCGCGGCCGGATTCGCGGTGCACGCCACGCTGGTCCGCGAAGCGGAGGAGCTCGACCGGGGGCCGCAGGCGTTCCTGCTCGCCCGGAAGGCCGACCGGTGA